The following are encoded in a window of Halosolutus halophilus genomic DNA:
- a CDS encoding selenium-binding family protein translates to MGSSSEHHSHAHGEHEHHASDVGYATPQAAIEQAARETIGYVSALYVGTDLDARDMLTVVDLDPDSETYCEIIDRIEMPVQGDELHHFGWNACSSSCHVEGAQRRYLVVPGNRSSRIHIVDTDDRENPELVKVIEPEEVFEHDLSAPHTVHCIPDEKIMISMLGNADGDLPGGFLLLDSDFEVEGRWDTPGDIEMNYDFWYQPRRNVMVSSEWAAPATYQPGFDLEDVEAGKYGQKLHFWNWEDRTVEQTIDLGEEGMVPLEVRFLHSPDSDHAYVGAALSSNMFHLYKEDGEWQASKVIDVEPREHEDWDMPVPGLITDVVISMDDQYLFFSNWLHGEVRMYDISDRTNPRLVDTVSVGGLFSDRQEVNGRTINAGPQMLQLSLDGERLYFTTSLYSTWDNQFFPAEGEEGSVMLKVDVDPRKGTMRLDEDFLVDFGELPDGPARAHEIRWPEGDCTSDIWM, encoded by the coding sequence ATGGGCTCTAGCTCAGAACACCACAGCCACGCCCACGGCGAACACGAGCACCATGCCAGCGACGTGGGCTATGCAACGCCGCAAGCCGCCATCGAGCAGGCGGCCCGCGAGACCATCGGGTACGTGTCGGCCCTCTACGTCGGGACGGACCTCGACGCCCGCGACATGCTGACGGTCGTCGACCTCGACCCCGACTCGGAGACGTACTGCGAGATCATCGATCGGATCGAGATGCCGGTCCAGGGCGACGAACTCCACCACTTCGGCTGGAACGCCTGTTCCTCGTCCTGCCACGTCGAGGGCGCACAGCGGCGGTACCTCGTCGTTCCCGGCAACCGATCGTCCCGGATCCACATCGTCGACACCGACGACCGCGAGAACCCCGAACTCGTGAAGGTGATCGAACCCGAGGAGGTATTCGAACACGACCTCTCGGCGCCCCACACCGTCCACTGCATCCCGGACGAGAAGATCATGATCAGCATGCTCGGGAACGCGGACGGCGACCTCCCGGGGGGCTTCCTCCTCCTCGATTCGGACTTCGAGGTCGAGGGTCGCTGGGACACGCCCGGCGACATCGAGATGAACTACGACTTCTGGTACCAGCCGCGCCGGAACGTGATGGTCTCGAGCGAGTGGGCTGCACCCGCGACCTACCAGCCGGGATTCGATCTCGAGGACGTCGAAGCCGGAAAGTACGGCCAGAAGCTCCACTTCTGGAACTGGGAAGACCGGACGGTGGAGCAGACGATCGATCTCGGCGAAGAAGGGATGGTCCCGCTCGAGGTGCGGTTCCTGCACAGCCCTGACTCCGACCACGCCTACGTCGGCGCTGCGCTCTCGTCGAACATGTTCCACCTGTACAAGGAGGACGGGGAATGGCAGGCAAGCAAGGTTATCGACGTCGAACCGCGCGAGCACGAGGACTGGGACATGCCGGTCCCCGGCCTCATCACCGACGTCGTGATCTCGATGGACGATCAGTACCTGTTCTTCTCGAACTGGCTCCACGGGGAGGTCCGCATGTACGACATCTCCGACCGGACGAACCCACGACTGGTCGACACGGTCTCCGTCGGCGGCCTCTTCAGCGATCGCCAGGAGGTGAACGGGCGGACGATCAACGCCGGCCCGCAGATGCTCCAGCTCTCGCTGGACGGCGAGCGCCTCTACTTCACGACGTCGCTGTACTCGACCTGGGACAACCAGTTCTTCCCCGCGGAGGGCGAGGAGGGCTCGGTCATGCTGAAAGTCGACGTCGATCCCCGCAAGGGGACGATGAGGCTCGACGAGGACTTCCTCGTCGACTTCGGCGAGCTCCCCGACGGGCCCGCTCGTGCCCACGAGATCCGGTGGCCCGAGGGCGACTGCACCAGCGACATCTGGATGTGA
- a CDS encoding 50S ribosomal protein L21e gives MPKSNGPRQGTRNKLSNDPRDRGGSPPQRAIQEYDVGQKVHLKIDPSVPDGRFHPRFDGHTGEVVGKQGKAFKIEINDRGKAKTLIVTAAHLRAQDQDQVDV, from the coding sequence ATGCCGAAATCTAATGGCCCTCGTCAGGGAACCCGGAACAAACTTTCCAACGATCCCCGAGACCGCGGGGGATCGCCGCCGCAGCGAGCGATCCAGGAGTACGACGTCGGACAGAAGGTCCACCTGAAGATCGACCCGAGCGTCCCGGACGGCCGCTTCCACCCGCGTTTCGACGGTCACACCGGCGAGGTCGTCGGGAAACAGGGGAAGGCGTTCAAGATCGAGATCAACGACCGCGGCAAGGCCAAGACGCTCATCGTGACCGCTGCCCACCTGCGTGCCCAGGACCAGGACCAGGTCGACGTCTGA
- a CDS encoding RNA polymerase Rpb4 family protein, translating to MTIFKEIVDEEFLTVSETKELLADIEAERALDEDRELRYELARAIEHVNRFTTLEPEEAQALVDDLQELEKVDEPTAYKIGNLLPRDRDELRSVYAQQRYSLSGDELDEILNIVAQYR from the coding sequence ATGACGATCTTCAAAGAGATCGTCGACGAGGAGTTCCTGACGGTCTCGGAAACGAAGGAGCTGCTCGCCGACATCGAAGCCGAACGCGCACTGGACGAGGACCGCGAGCTGCGCTACGAACTCGCACGAGCGATCGAACACGTCAACCGGTTCACCACGCTCGAACCCGAGGAGGCACAGGCGCTGGTCGACGACCTGCAGGAACTCGAGAAGGTCGACGAACCGACGGCGTACAAGATCGGGAACCTCCTGCCGCGCGACCGGGACGAACTTCGATCGGTGTACGCACAGCAACGGTACTCGCTGTCAGGGGACGAACTCGACGAGATTCTCAACATCGTCGCGCAGTATCGCTAA
- a CDS encoding MgtC/SapB family protein: MVDPTTEPLLVLVSRIAVAFGIGALIGLERERSESGGTFAGSRTFPLFAIFGALVQAFFPDLLPVALIALALPLTVAYGGKIMTEGDLGLTTLTAALLTVVLGALATHSHRGMVLSIIAGGVVTALLSAKGTIHGFVDRIDESERRASVKFVLVVLVVLPLLPDRELAVLFGLNPRFVWLMVVFVTGLSFVAYVLSRTVGAERGIALTGVLGGFVSSTATTVSMAERSTDAPSLYRICAFSTVIASIVMFPRAAVEIAVVNPALLPHVAVPLGAMTVTGTLVAGLVYWRSTPESAIETDVENPFRLRPALFFGVVFAGVLLVSESAHSWVGASGVYVTAFLSGLADVDAISITLSRLAAEGAISQQVATTGIVIGAIANTLVKAGLAWLLGTRRLALLVTAILGVVSVVGLGFALVQF; the protein is encoded by the coding sequence ATGGTCGACCCGACTACCGAGCCACTGTTAGTGCTCGTCTCGCGTATCGCTGTGGCGTTCGGTATCGGGGCACTCATCGGACTGGAGCGGGAACGAAGCGAATCCGGCGGGACGTTCGCAGGCAGTCGCACGTTCCCGTTGTTCGCCATCTTCGGGGCGCTCGTTCAGGCGTTCTTTCCGGACCTGCTTCCCGTCGCACTGATCGCTCTCGCCCTTCCGCTGACCGTGGCGTACGGCGGAAAGATCATGACGGAAGGTGATCTCGGGTTGACGACCCTGACCGCCGCACTCCTCACCGTCGTCCTCGGAGCGCTGGCGACCCACTCACACCGTGGAATGGTGCTCTCGATCATCGCGGGCGGCGTCGTCACGGCCCTCCTCTCCGCCAAGGGGACGATTCACGGATTCGTCGATCGGATCGACGAGAGCGAACGACGGGCCTCGGTCAAATTCGTTCTCGTCGTGTTGGTCGTCCTCCCGCTGCTCCCCGATCGCGAACTCGCTGTCCTGTTCGGGCTCAATCCGCGGTTTGTCTGGCTCATGGTCGTCTTCGTCACCGGGTTGAGTTTCGTCGCCTACGTCCTGAGCCGGACCGTCGGTGCCGAGCGCGGCATCGCGTTAACCGGGGTTCTCGGCGGGTTCGTTTCCTCGACTGCGACGACGGTTTCGATGGCCGAACGATCGACGGACGCCCCCTCGCTCTATCGAATCTGTGCGTTCTCGACGGTCATCGCGTCGATCGTGATGTTTCCACGGGCGGCAGTCGAAATCGCGGTCGTCAATCCGGCGTTGCTCCCCCACGTCGCGGTTCCACTTGGTGCGATGACGGTGACTGGCACCCTCGTGGCCGGCCTCGTCTACTGGCGGTCTACCCCGGAGTCCGCGATCGAGACCGACGTCGAAAACCCGTTCCGGTTGCGACCCGCGCTATTCTTCGGGGTCGTCTTCGCCGGGGTCTTGCTGGTGTCCGAGTCCGCACACTCGTGGGTCGGTGCGTCCGGCGTCTACGTGACGGCGTTTCTCTCGGGGCTCGCCGACGTCGACGCGATCTCGATCACGTTGAGCAGACTCGCGGCGGAGGGAGCGATCTCCCAGCAGGTAGCGACGACGGGGATCGTCATCGGGGCGATCGCGAACACCCTCGTCAAAGCAGGGCTCGCGTGGCTGCTCGGAACGCGACGCCTCGCACTCCTGGTAACGGCGATACTCGGGGTCGT